Proteins encoded in a region of the Bactrocera tryoni isolate S06 chromosome 4, CSIRO_BtryS06_freeze2, whole genome shotgun sequence genome:
- the LOC120774815 gene encoding vitellogenin-1-like, producing MKFHTIYLLLATLGASAALNSTIFDLLHSVDEIAKGIIASEPGAPSPDNVFKIIENIVVGLPLQIASSIANSICSAVISQGRAKTPEKYAPVLGDIKFQLRTACDKRSYSLVNANDLADDESFDPAKPTVIFATGWTTTVNGSQQERLAKAYNCRGDVNYIALDFGDYMKTLYPWSAQNTDVIGKYVAEALLRLASLINIADLHLIGHSLGAQIMSSAARHYRVLTNESLPYVTGLDPALPCFNNDETLTTLSASDADFVDIIHTDPGVLGQSKATGSVDFFVGGHSALQAGCFSVTCSHSRAVSYYAESVYPNNEDNFLAKRCDSLRNLQAGKCKGKAYPMGYAVPHDLRGTYVLEVNDKSPYGKNAGVSSMDPETTTCGSCEA from the exons ATGAAATTTCACACTATTTACCTGCTGTTGGCAACACTGGGCGCCAGTGCCGCCTTAAATAGTACAATTTTCGATCTACTGCACTCCGTGGATGAAATTGCCAAGGGCATAATCGCGAGTGAACCAGGCGCACCATCTCCGGacaatgttttcaaaattatagaGAATATAGTGGTGGGTCTGCCACTTCAAATCGCCTCCAGTATAGCCAATTCAATCT GTTCGGCGGTTATTAGTCAGGGTCGCGCCAAAACGCCGGAGAAGTATGCGCCGGTACTCGGCGATATTAAATTTCAGTTGCGCACCGCTTGTGATAAGCGTTCGTATTCGCTTGTGAACGCCAACGATTTAGCGGACGATGAGAGCTTCGACCCCGCGAAGCCAACCGTTATATTTGCCACCGGCTGGACGACAACCGTGAACGGTAGCCAACAGGAGCGGTTGGCCAAGGCGTACAACTGTCGTGGTGATGTTAATTACATA GCTTTGGATTTTGGCGATTACATGAAGACTTTGTATCCGTGGTCAGCCCAGAACACCGACGTCATTGGCAAATATGTGGCTGAGGCGCTACTGCGACTGGCTTCGCTCATAAATATCGCGGACTTGCATTTAATTGGTCACAGTTTGGGCGCACAAATAATGAGTTCTGCGGCGCGTCACTACCGGGTTTTGACGAATGAAAGCCTACCCTATGTCACCGGTTTGGACCCAGCTTTACCGTGTTTCAACAACGATGAGACACTAACCACGCTGTCGGCAAGTGACGCCGACTTTGTGGACATCATACACACGGATCCCGGCGTCCTCGGTCAGTCGAAGGCCACCGGCAGTGTGGACTTCTTCGTGGGTGGCCATTCTGCCTTGCAGGCAGGTTGCTTCAGTGTAACTTGTTCACACAGCCGTGCTGTCTCCTACTACGCAGAGTCGGTTTATCCCAACAATGAGGATAATTTTCTGGCCAAGCGTTGTGACTCTCTGAGAAATCTACAGGCGGGCAAGTGTAAAGGCAAAGCCTATCCGATGGGCTACGCAGTGCCACATGACCTAAGAGGCACATATGTTTTGGAGGTGAATGATAAGTCGCCGTATGGCAAGAATGCTGGTGTTAGTTCTATGGATCCGGAAACCACGACTTGTGGCAGCTGTGAGGCGTGA